Part of the Nostoc sp. PCC 7524 genome is shown below.
CTTCCGGTAGTGGCAACTAATTTTATTTCTAAATTAATTAGCTATAAAAGATTGAGGCTCAAAGTGTAGCCTCATTTTTTTATGAATATAATCACCATACTTTTCTGCTTTAGTATTATTCTGATAAATCCCTTGGGCATGAATAGAGGAGCAATATGGACTCAGCCCAAAATACTTGCTGTTGAGTTAATTACTATAATTAATCTATTTATAATTTCTCAAAGTTGGGAATTAATAAAATTATCTAAAGTGTGGAGAATAGCTGCTTTATTATGGAGTGCATTTCTACTTATTGGAATAATTACTACAATTTACAGTCCTCTACCAGTGCGATCGCTCCTTGGTCATGTCACTATGAAAAGTGGGCTTTTATATTATGGATTAATCGCAGTTTTCACCATGAGTAATGCTCTGGTACTAAAGTTAAAGCCAGAGGTAGTAAAAGCGCAATTTCAAGGCTTATTAATTGGTGGCTTAATTCTTAGCCTGAGTATCTTTCCCCAGACGCTCAATTGGCAGATAGATTACACTGCTACAACTGGTCAACTCATTAAAGAGAATATTTTAAAAAGCACCATTTTTCAAGGACACCAACCAATCGGGCTTTATTCCCATAGAGGCCATGCTGCGTTTACCTTAGCGGCGGTAAATGTAATGGCGTTAGTTGCATATCAAAAAAAATGGATTAATATTAAGCAACTAGCATTGTACATAATTCCTGCTATGCCTGCTTTAATCTTCACCCAGACTAGAGCAGGTTTACTGGCTTTGATTATTGCTTTTGGATATCTACTAGGAAAGAAGCATTATAAAGTGATTGCTGTGGGTGCGATCGCTACTATTCTGATAATCAGCATTATTTCCACAAATCGCCATATCAAAGATTTTCCTATTATCAATCAAATTACTTCCAATAGAGTTGATTTTTGGAGCTTTTCAACTAGAAGAATTAAGCAGCGTCCTTTGTTTGGATGGGGGTTTGATGGCTTTGAAATTGCTTACCCTTTTCAACCAGATGGCAAAATTAAAACTACACAAGCCTTAACAAGTAAAGCTCACAATTTAATATTAGATACTGCTGTATCAGTGGGAATAATAGGTACAGTAGTTTATTTGATTTTAATAGGCTTTTGTTTGTATCTCGTATCTAAATCATCAATGGTGGGTATGGTAGGGGTTGCGATCGCATATCTCACCTATACCTTCACTTGGTACGAATGCGCTCAGTTTACCCATATCTTTTGGTGGTC
Proteins encoded:
- a CDS encoding O-antigen ligase family protein, with amino-acid sequence MWRIAALLWSAFLLIGIITTIYSPLPVRSLLGHVTMKSGLLYYGLIAVFTMSNALVLKLKPEVVKAQFQGLLIGGLILSLSIFPQTLNWQIDYTATTGQLIKENILKSTIFQGHQPIGLYSHRGHAAFTLAAVNVMALVAYQKKWINIKQLALYIIPAMPALIFTQTRAGLLALIIAFGYLLGKKHYKVIAVGAIATILIISIISTNRHIKDFPIINQITSNRVDFWSFSTRRIKQRPLFGWGFDGFEIAYPFQPDGKIKTTQALTSKAHNLILDTAVSVGIIGTVVYLILIGFCLYLVSKSSMVGMVGVAIAYLTYTFTWYECAQFTHIFWWSLSFFDYEKVIRSISINNQSVTSYSSMDTRIRSWISAAKARIFRKV